The following are from one region of the Aspergillus chevalieri M1 DNA, chromosome 1, nearly complete sequence genome:
- a CDS encoding fungal specific transcription factor domain-containing protein (COG:S;~EggNog:ENOG410PK6N), with protein sequence MREVEVSIGNWIDRLWSLQVEQGSQLRDILTSMTKEVSLMLPQNPIQPASQDQVISPMKKPDTPVNQEIREESTFYVDQDINAASGVEGGLKNDDRELSMDHITVVHKLLTWPSIKALLLRLMKYRDNAEPEVDCGLVRGYGRGEGNDTNEGSQQGQKPCMENMYTLSWDEGLLPTGSPSGATWKAPGKTTPINPSTSVITTEHGIEESGTFTTDPDTVRRLQCNYMKHVHKLHPFLDQKDLEKKIDIFIGIYCPARTTDSHNSSRGHQKGTKRKRSKRIELSVDNAVILLVLALGSINEYHDCAVPCPMPRCCCKERNTGIIRGSKYYGYAAQILGSLQGANCLPHVQAALLAGLYVGQLAHPFQSHGWINQAARACQVLVRPGRYYEMNDGLMKDLCGLAYWTCLQLESDILTEFDLPASGISRLEGMIAVPKGLTLNLSNETDISSQKMMFVYSARIYLQKILNKASTYLCKVGKQPCSLFKVQRILSINLQQWRNSLPDMMQWEDSGPSSRDIDIVQMRVKYYRARYIIHRPLLYHALHIASQPESVGTFTAASGMSVSHSQQVSSSMIHSQQVTSIARLHEGSGPVQSSTTTPVGKWTSLTFRDLSPALQQTCKICIDSAILSMKTLDGIESRPVESNIFGTAHAQFGNMLVLSATYVSSLSELVDSNVLKQLLKRTIHFLRQRQHILPSLRADAKILMKVYEEIFSEAPVSISFV encoded by the exons ATGCGAGAGGTGGAAGTTAGCATAGGCAATTGGATAGACCGTCTCTGGTCTCTTCAGGTGGAACAAGGGTCACAACTCCGTGACATCCTAACATCCATGACAAAGGAAGTCAGTCTTATGCTTCCCCAAAACCCCATTCAGCCCGCATCGCAAGATCAAGTCATTAGTCCTATGAAGAAACCTGATACACCCGTCAACCAGGAGATCAGGGAGGAGAGCACCTTTTATGTAGACCAGGATATCAATGCCGCTTCAGGAGTTGAAGGAGGCCTCAAGAATGATGATAGAGAATTGTCTATGGACCACATTACTGTTGTCCACAAGCTCCTCACGTGGCCCTCCATCAAAGCCCTTCTTTTACGCCTTATGAAGTACAGGGATAATGCGGAACCTGAGGTGGATTGCGGTCTGGTACGGGGGTATGGACGCGGCGAAGGCAATGATACAAATGAGGGCTCCCAGCAGGGGCAAAAACCATGCATGGAAAACATGTACACTCTCAGCTGGGATGAGGGCCTCCTCCCAACTGGCTCGCCCAGTGGTGCAACCTGGAAAGCCCCTGGTAAAACAACCCCAATTAACCCCAGCACATCAGTGATAACAACTGAGCATGGCATTGAGGAATCCGGCACATTCACCACCGACCCGGACACTGTGCGTCGTCTACAATGCAACTACATGAAGCACGTGCACAAGCTGCACCCTTTTCTTGACCAGAAAGACCTCGAGAAGAAGATTGACATATTCATTGGTATATATTGCCCAGCGAGAACCACGGACAGCCATAACAGTAGCAGGGGTCACCAGAAGGGAACCAAGCGCAAGCGTTCCAAGAGAATTGAGCTGTCAGTTGACAATGCAGTGATTTTGCTAGTCCTTGCCCTAGGCAGTATCAATGAATATCACGATTGTGCTGTGCCGTGCCCGATGCCCCGATGTTGTTGCAAAGAAAGGAACACTGGTATTATCCGAGGATCAAAATATTATGGATATGCCGCCCAAATTTTGGGGAGTCTCCAGGGAGCTAATTGTCTGCCCCATGTCCAAGCTGCGTTGCTTGCTGGTCTCTATGTCGGTCAATTAGCGCATCCATTCCAGAGTCATGGATGGATTAACCAGGCCGCTCGGGCCTGTCAGGTGCTAGTTCGACC GGGACGATATTATGAGATGAATGATGGTCTTATGAAAGACCTTTGCGGCTTGGCCTACTGGACTTGTTTGCAGCTGGAAAG TGACATTTTGACCGAATTTGATCTTCCAGCTAGTGGAATATCGCGTCTGGAAGGCATGATTGCCGTTCCCAAGGGACTTACTTTGAATCTGTCCAATGAGACCGACATCTCTAGTCAAAAGATGATGTTCGTCTACTCGGCTCGGATTTATCTACAGAAGATTTTAAATAAGGCCTCTACGTATCTGTGCAAAGTTGGGA AACAACCTTGCTCGTTATTTAAGGTGCAGAGAATCCTGAGCATAAACCTTCAGCAGTGGCGAAATAGTCTTCCAGATATGATGCAATGGGAAGATTCTGGTCCATCCTCAAGGGATATCGACATCGTCCAAATGCGCGTCAAATACTACCGAGCACGCTATATCATTCACCGACCACTACTCTACCATGCACTGCACATTGCCAGTCAGCCAGAATCTGTTGGAACTTTTACTGCAGCCTCTGGCATGAGTGTCTCACATTCCCAGCAGGTGTCTTCATCCATGATACACAGCCAACAGGTCACCAGTATTGCGCGATTACATGAGGGCTCCGGACCAGTGCAATCCTCAACCACCACGCCAGTTGGCAAATGGACATCATTGACCTTTCGAGATCTTTCACCAGCATTGCAGCAAACTTGCAAGATCTGCATCGACTCGGCAATTCTGAGTATGAAGACATTGGATGGCATTGAAAGTCGTCCTGTGGAGAGCAACATCTTTGGCACGGCTCATGC GCAATTTGGTAACATGTTGGTGCTGTCTGCTACGTACGTGTCCAGTCTTTCAGAACTGGTGGACAGCAATGTCCTCAAGCAATTACTCAAGCGTACGATCCATTTCCTGCGGCAGAGGCAACATATTTTGCCTAGTCTCCGGGCTGATGCGAAGATTCTGATGAAGGTTTATGAAGAAATCTTCTCGGAGGCTCCTGTGAGTATTTCATTTGTTTGA
- a CDS encoding uncharacterized protein (COG:F;~EggNog:ENOG410PH1X;~InterPro:IPR005919,IPR029057,IPR006094,IPR000836, IPR029063,IPR036318,IPR016166;~PFAM:PF04275,PF01565,PF00156;~go_component: GO:0005737 - cytoplasm [Evidence IEA];~go_function: GO:0004631 - phosphomevalonate kinase activity [Evidence IEA];~go_function: GO:0016491 - oxidoreductase activity [Evidence IEA];~go_function: GO:0050660 - flavin adenine dinucleotide binding [Evidence IEA];~go_function: GO:0071949 - FAD binding [Evidence IEA];~go_process: GO:0006695 - cholesterol biosynthetic process [Evidence IEA];~go_process: GO:0009116 - nucleoside metabolic process [Evidence IEA];~go_process: GO:0055114 - oxidation-reduction process [Evidence IEA]), which yields MATLESLKSDLVHKATATESSLKQPLSDTQYSAGFDILLQGSGWITYQDFIIPQLSQLLAPLFDSRTHISVLEIGPGPKSVLGYLPGRLRRKVKRYVAFEPNSLFATRVEEWLCSEADSPLPCLESSPDIHRIPFALNRKTESGTGTGTRESEEKFDFILFCHSMYGMKPKAKFIERALEMLVERPEGGMVVVFHREGTLQLDGLVCHQMASFPIGAVSIANNDEVLDCFASFLAGFVMQGVEADKAIRVEWRKMCRALGRREEAHPDHLLFSSPNVMAAFTQHTTTLPELTAQVPLSMGNKVVKNREACLHNPASIVRPTEVQHVQQCVQWALKHGVSLTVIGGGHSGHCLWSNVVSVDMAAFDKVHILAAGDSGGKSGSKSVSLIVAEAGCKTGDIIRKTMEAGMTVPLGSRPSVGAGLWLQGGIGHLARMYGLACDAIVGAVVVSVNSSQALCIGCVPSQHWPAGAVRPENESDMLWAIKGAGTNIGIVVSVTFKAYVAPTCLTRNWVVPLSNNQEARLKLSDFDNFIARKLPRNCSADAYLYWDIGQLHLGVTMFEYSTARLTSGTPTPTSGPVDTVLGQKDNFKVVDGVGLFEAEMYISGMHSGHGEGRTSSFKRCLFLKHIGALNIADILVAAVETRPSPLSYLHLLQGGGAVGDVAAHATAFGCRDWDFACVITGVWPRDQDGTEVAQAAVQWVYNVARNLLPLSSGVYSADLGPDPRDAALATKAFGLNWPRLAHLKHSSDPHNVLAYACPLPKPQIEQKLIILITGENCAGKDFCADIWVSVFLTCDRKSLRARAVSISDATKREYAAATGADLDRLLWDRAYKEQHRPELTAFFQHQVQHRPRLPEEHFLEVVRGAEDVDVLLITGMRDEAPVAALSHLVPHSRLLEVRIKVNKQSRRARQGCDSGDYDGDDNGDNNSGGSKLTALEYRPSFIFDNDTIGNEAAKRFAERYLLPFFHRDLQRLADMVHPVPGFPRPDIEFRHVLNISQQLGGLALCISLLQTHFTGDWAKVDVVACCEAGSFVYASALASRINIPLALIREAGKLPPPTVSVLKSTSHISSSTSDNSKETIEMGRDLIPRGASVVVVDDVLATGKTLCAVLQLLDKAGIGAENVSIMVVAEFPVHRGRELLRQHGFGGVNVQSLLVFGGA from the coding sequence ATGGCCACTCTTGAATCTCTCAAGTCTGACCTTGTGCACAAAGCCACAGCAACGGAATCATCCctgaagcagccattgtcaGACACACAATACAGCGCTGGCTTCGATATCTTGCTGCAAGGCTCAGGATGGATAACGTACCAAGACTTCATTATCCCTCAACTATCTCAGCTGCTAGCCCCTCTCTTCGACTCGCGTACCCATATATCAGTGCTGGAAATCGGACCTGGCCCAAAAAGCGTACTCGGATATTTGCCCGGTCGTCTGAGACGGAAGGTCAAAAGATACGTTGCATTTGAGCCTAACAGCCTGTTTGCTACAAGGGTGGAAGAGTGGCTTTGCTCTGAGGCAGACTCCCCGCTGCCCTGTCTTGAAAGCTCGCCTGACATCCATCGAATCCCATTCGCTCTGAACAGAAAGACAGAGAGCGGTACTGGTACCGGTACGCGTGAAAGTGAAGAAAAATTTGACTTCATACTATTCTGTCACAGCATGTATGGCATGAAGCCCAAAGCCAAGTTCATTGAACGGGCGCTGGAAATGCTTGTTGAGCGGCCCGAAGGCGGAATGGTGGTGGTTTTCCATCGTGAGGGGACTCTACAACTCGACGGATTAGTATGCCATCAAATGGCTTCTTTCCCTATCGGAGCCGTTAGCATAGCAAATAACGACGAGGTATTGGACTgttttgcttctttcttggcAGGGTTTGTCATGCAGGGTGTGGAGGCGGACAAGGCTATTCGAGTTGAATGGCGTAAGATGTGCCGCGCCTTGGGCCGTCGTGAGGAAGCCCATCCAGACCACCTCTTGTTCAGCTCGCCAAACGTGATGGCGGCCTTCACCCAACATACGACTACATTGCCGGAGCTGACGGCACAGGTGCCATTGTCGATGGGGAACAAGGTGGTTAAAAACCGTGAGGCTTGCCTCCATAATCCCGCCTCAATTGTTAGGCCGACAGAGGTCCAACACGTTCAACAGTGCGTTCAATGGGCCCTGAAGCACGGGGTCAGCTTGACAGTCATTGGTGGGGGTCACAGCGGCCACTGTCTGTGGTCCAACGTCGTTTCGGTTGACATGGCCGCATTTGACAAAGTGCACATTCTTGCAGCCGGGGATAGCGGAGGAAAATCCGGTTCCAAATCCGTTTCCTTGATTGTTGCCGAGGCCGGCTGCAAAACGGGGGATATTATCCGTAAGACCATGGAAGCGGGCATGACAGTGCCCTTGGGGTCCCGCCCAAGCGTGGGCGCGGGGCTGTGGCTACAAGGTGGCATCGGGCACTTGGCTAGGATGTACGGGCTCGCGTGCGATGCCATCGTTGGTGCTGTGGTGGTCAGCGTCAACTCTAGTCAGGCCCTCTGCATTGGCTGTGTACCAAGCCAACACTGGCCGGCCGGTGCTGTGCGCCCAGAAAACGAAAGTGATATGTTATGGGCCATAAAAGGGGCCGGGACTAACATTGGCATTGTAGTCAGCGTGACTTTCAAGGCTTATGTGGCTCCGACCTGCTTGACTCGAAATTGGGTTGTCCCGCTAAGTAACAACCAAGAGGCGCGGCTCAAGCTTAGTGATTTTGATAACTTTATCGCCAGGAAGCTCCCCCGCAACTGTTCTGCAGACGCATATCTTTACTGGGACATAGGCCAGTTGCATCTCGGAGTGACTATGTTCGAATATTCTACAGCTAGGCTCACATCTGGAACACCCACGCCCACGTCCGGGCCTGTTGACACGGTTTTGGGACAGAAAGACAATTTCAAGGTTGTGGACGGCGTCGGTTTGTTTGAGGCTGAGATGTACATATCCGGGATGCACAGCGGACATGGCGAGGGCAGGACGTCCTCATTCAAAAGATGTCTATTCTTAAAACATATCGGAGCACTGAACATCGCCGACATCTTGGTGGCGGCCGTTGAGACTCGTCCCTCGCCACTCTCCTATCTCCATTTGCTGCAAGGTGGTGGAGCGGTTGGCGATGTGGCGGCTCATGCCACTGCTTTCGGCTGTCGAGACTGGGACTTTGCCTGTGTGATAACTGGTGTCTGGCCCCGCGACCAGGATGGAACCGAAGTCGCTCAAGCTGCCGTGCAGTGGGTATACAACGTCGCCAGGAACTTGTTGCCTCTGAGCAGCGGAGTTTATAGTGCAGACCTCGGGCCGGACCCCAGAGACGCCGCGCTGGCGACCAAGGCTTTTGGACTGAACTGGCCGCGCCTGGCTCACCTCAAGCACAGCTCAGACCCACACAATGTGCTGGCTTACGCCTGCCCGCTCCCAAAACCGCAAATTGAACAGAAGCTTATCATTCTTATCACAGGTGAAAACTGTGCCGGTAAGGACTTTTGTGCTGACATCTGGGTCTCTGTATTCCTCACATGCGACCGCAAAAGCCTCAGGGCACGGGCAGTCAGCATCAGTGATGCAACCAAGAGAGAATACGCGGCAGCTACTGGTGCCGACCTGGACCGCCTGCTTTGGGACCGTGCCTACAAAGAGCAACACCGGCCAGAGTTGACAGCGTTCTTCCAGCATCAAGTGCAGCATCGACCTCGGCTGCCAGAAGAGCATTTTCTAGAGGTGGTGCGAGGTGCTGAAGATGTGGATGTGCTGCTAATCACTGGGATGAGAGATGAGGCCCCGGTCGCAGCGTTGTCGCATTTAGTACCACACAGCAGACTGCTTGAGGTTCGCATCAAAGTTAACAAACAGTCGCGGCGTGCTCGCCAAGGTTGTGACAGTGGTGATTATGATGGTGACGACAATGGGGACAACAACAGTGGCGGATCAAAACTGACGGCCTTGGAATACCGCCCCAGTTTCATCTTTGATAATGACACAATCGGAAACGAGGCGGCAAAAAGGTTTGCCGAACGCTATCTGCTTCCCTTCTTCCACAGGGACCTTCAGCGACTGGCCGATATGGTGCACCCAGTACCTGGCTTTCCACGCCCGGACATCGAGTTCCGCCATGTGCTGAACATCTCCCAGCAGCTGGGTGGGCTGGCCCTGTGCATATCTTTGTTGCAGACTCACTTCACCGGTGACTGGGCAAAAGTCGACGTGGTAGCGTGCTGTGAGGCAGGTAGCTTTGTCTATGCGTCGGCGTTGGCCTCGCGGATCAATATTCCCTTGGCGCTAATTCGCGAAGCTGGCAAACTCCCACCACCCACTGTTTCGGTCCTCAAGTCTACATCGCATATATCGTCTTCAACATCCGACAATTCAAAAGAGACGATTGAGATGGGCCGGGATCTGATCCCCAGAGGCGCCtcagtggtggtggtggatgatgtgCTTGCCACGGGGAAGACACTTTGTGCGGTGCTACAGCTTTTAGATAAAGCTGGCATCGGTGCTGAGAATGTCAGCATCATGGTCGTGGCCGAGTTCCCTGTGCACCGTGGCCGGGAACTGTTGCGCCAGCATGGGTTCGGCGGAGTCAATGTTCAAAGCCTTCTGGTCTTTGGTGGTGCTTAG
- a CDS encoding GTP cyclohydrolase I (COG:H;~EggNog:ENOG410PFKM;~InterPro:IPR018234,IPR043134,IPR001474,IPR020602, IPR043133;~PFAM:PF01227;~go_function: GO:0003934 - GTP cyclohydrolase I activity [Evidence IEA];~go_process: GO:0046654 - tetrahydrofolate biosynthetic process [Evidence IEA]), which translates to MTINSTIQNDGAERGTNVEDQVLTQNKCLGKGERNEIKRDDAESQKAMAEAAKKLLQYIGEDPERDGLVRTPDRYAEALLFFTKGYSEDIHEVVNDAIFEVDHQNLVLVKNIEIFSMCEHHMVPFMGKIHIGYIPNNRVLGLSKLARITEIFARRLQVQERLTQQVANAINQVLQPKGVAVVVECVHMCMVMRGIQKTGAMTTTCSRIGLLQDDQETREEFYALLNVRQ; encoded by the exons ATGACAATAAATTCCACAATTCAAAACGACGGTGCAGAAAGGGGAACAAATGTGGAAGACCAAG TCCTCACACAGAACAAATGCCTTGGCAAAGGTGAAAGAAACGAAATCAAGAGAGACGACGCTGAGAGTCAAAAGGCAAtggcagaagcagcaaaaaaGCTCCTGCAATACATTGGAGAAGACCCAGAACGAGATGGCCTTGTTAGGACTCCCGACCGATATGCTGAAGCGTTGCTATTTTTTACCAAGGGATACTCAGAAGATATCCATGAAGTCGTCAATGATGCTATCTTTGAGGTGGATCATCAGAATCTGGTTCTTGTGAAAAACATTGAGATCTTCAGCATGTGTGAACATCATATGGTACCCTTTATGGGAAAG ATACACATTGGGTATATTCCCAATAACCGCGTTCTGGGTCTTTCAAAATTGGCTCGCATCACAGAAATATTCGCTCGCCGGTTACAAGTGCAAGAGCGCCTTACACAACAGGTGGCCAATGCAATCAACCAAGTGCTACAGCCCAAGGGTGTGGCAGTAGTTGTCGAATGCGTTCATATGTGTATGGTGATGAGAGGAATACAAAAGACAGGTGCGATGACCACCACTTGCAGCAGGATTGGACTTCTACAAGATGATCAAGAGACAAGAGAAGAGTTTTATGCATTACTCAATGTGAGACAGTAA
- a CDS encoding uncharacterized protein (COG:S;~EggNog:ENOG410Q123) — protein sequence MEPEMRHYGVADPYQRSNEFYKDEFLCLWEVTESEVVGYWQWNDLVSNSCWYEEIVSPAFEKHERSFVRRKDGEALNMSTLRDALPDDTWPSFESDSPGPYTDWDTNSEEHEVYFLDEYDSYDSYDEVEEANATDDMFKVLEGDW from the coding sequence ATGGAACCTGAAATGCGCCACTACGGAGTAGCGGACCCATACCAAAGATCAAACGAATTTTACAAAGACGAATTCCTTTGTCTATGGGAAGTTACAGAATCAGAGGTTGTCGGATATTGGCAATGGAATGACTTGGTCAGTAATAGCTGTTGGTATGAGGAAATTGTCTCGCCCGCATTTGAAAAGCATGAAAGAAGCTTCGTTAGGCGGAAAGATGGGGAGGCTTTAAATATGTCCACTTTGCGGGATGCACTGCCTGACGACACATGGCCATCATTCGAAAGTGATTCTCCTGGGCCATACACGGATTGGGACACAAACAGTGAAGAGCACGAAGTCTACTTCCTGGACGAATATGACTCATATGACTCGTACGATGAGGTTGAAGAGGCTAATGCAACGGATGATATGTTCAAAGTACTTGAAGGAGACTGGTGA